From Xiphophorus maculatus strain JP 163 A chromosome 12, X_maculatus-5.0-male, whole genome shotgun sequence, the proteins below share one genomic window:
- the LOC102227673 gene encoding uncharacterized protein LOC102227673 isoform X2: MFPYEMQILQQLAVLGNNNFLYFVVCCSLATGQISSRYFFIQEPMPWAKGREYCQSHFVDLAVLSTEKEYFALLSAIPANNASFWLGLHKESSGWKWTNGEQLRLTHWYNYNQEGHCVSLEAMFEEDDKLLARSCNEQHRVACQGPVSPQSVAVYFVNIDHLNLSWNISALMQTTSHYYNVTICSFICETLSYPCTNGSSLMSISISNLSAATEYFIYVSAVVIRIEHGTSRKWILQDDPTMLKAKTATSNKTHKILFIVLDLFSLVLLVSSFWYIYIVAKKDKSTERVGDRSSADSTIVVLLPHRIGLEKLENFIF, from the exons ATGTTTCCCTATGAGATGCAGATACTCCAGCAGCTGGCTGTTCTGGGTAACAACAACTTTCTTTACTTTG tGGTATGCTGCAGTCTAGCAACAGGCCAGATCTCCTCACGTTATTTCTTCATCCAAGAACCCATGCCCTGGGCCAAAGGTCGTGAGTACTGTCAGAGCCACTTTGTGGACCTAGCTGTTTTGAGCACAGAGAAGGAATACTTTGCTCTCCTCAGTGCCATCCCCGCAAACAATGCCAGCTTTTGGCTTGGTCTCCATAAGGAGAGCAGTGGCTGGAAGTGGACCAATGGGGAACAACTGAGACTCACTCACTGGTACAACTATAACCAAGAGGGCCACTGTGTAAGCTTGGAGGCCATGTTTGAAGAAGATGACAAGCTATTGGCTCGTTCTTGTAATGAGCAGCACAGGGTTGCTTGTCAGG GGCCCGTTTCCCCTCAGTCAGTGGCCGTGTACTTTGTGAACATCGATCACTTGAATCTAAGCTGGAACATCTCTGCACTTATGCAGACGACTTCTCACTATTACAATGTGACAATATGTAGCTTCATTTGTGAGACGCTGTCCTACCCCTGCACCAACGGCTCCTCCCTTATGAGCATCAGCATCTCCAACTTAAGTGCAGCCACAGAGTACTTCATATACGTTTCTGCTGTTGTTATTCGTATTGAGCATGGGACCAGCAGAAAATGGATTCTTCAAGATGATCCTACCATGTTAAAAGCTAAAACAG CGACATCTAATAAGACTCACAAAATCCTTTTCATCGTTTTGGATTTATTCAGTCTGGTTTTATTGGTCTCTTCATTTTGGTATATTTATATTGTTGCGAAAAAAG ACAAATCCACAGAGAGGGTCGGAGACAGATCGTCAGCAGATTCAACAATCGTTGTACTGTTACCACACAGAATTGGGTtagaaaaactggaaaatttcatattttag
- the LOC102236487 gene encoding granzyme K-like — MFCLRDFIAACALFLIKFSHGSEIINGREVEPHSLPYMALLESSKPDCGGILIDPKWVLTAAHCRKIQTVLLGVHSIKEKKNEQQYRQVRKVKRSVPHPCYDSKEKNNDLMLLKLDKAVKQTKWVKTLKLNKAVTEPAAGSVCKVAGWGKTKNDATTMSDVLMSTNVTVIDRMKCNSKDYYNLAPYITKNMICAGWNGKIKADTCQGDSGGPILCNEDLVGVTSFGHGCGIQNKPGVYAFLTENNLNWVKKTMKTNE, encoded by the exons ATGTTTTGTCTGAGGGATTTCATTGCTGCCTGTGCCTTGTTTCTTATCAAATTCA GTCATGGTTCTGAGATTATCAATGGGAGAGAAGTGGAGCCCCACTCGTTGCCCTACATGGCTCTCCTGGAGTCAAGCAAACCAGACTGTGGAGGAATACTAATTGATCCAAAATGGGTTCTGACTGCTGCACACTGCAGAAA GATTCAGACTGTGTTGCTGGGGGTGCACTCCatcaaagaaaagaagaatgaACAGCAGTACAGGCAGGTCCGTAAGGTGAAGAGAAGTGTTCCTCACCCTTGTTAtgacagcaaagaaaaaaacaacgaTCTCATGTTGCTCAAG ctggACAAGGCAGTGAAGCAAACCAAATGGGTGAAAACTCTCAAGCTGAATAAAGCTGTCACAGAGCCAGCAGCCGGTTCAGTCTGCAAGGTGGCTGGATGGGGAAAAACCAAAAATGATGCAACTACCATGTCAGATGTTTTGATGTCGACCAATGTGACAGTGATTGACAGAATGAAATGTAACTCAAAAGATTATTACAACCTTGCTCCTTATATAACTAAGAACATGATATGTGCCGGGTGGAATGGCAAAATCAAAGCCGACACTTGTCAA GGAGATTCAGGAGGGCCGATATTGTGCAATGAAGATCTAGTTGGAGTTACGTCTTTTGGGCATGGGTGTGGAAttcaaaacaaacctggagtatACGCTTTCCTCACTGAAAACAACCTTAACTGGGTCAAGAAGACAATGAAGACCAATGAATAA